In Rutidosis leptorrhynchoides isolate AG116_Rl617_1_P2 chromosome 2, CSIRO_AGI_Rlap_v1, whole genome shotgun sequence, one genomic interval encodes:
- the LOC139891931 gene encoding KH domain-containing protein At4g18375-like, with product MAGQRNSHGKRPHLQTEYSDRGRNKRRNNSESDRGQNSIGSDDTVYRYLCPSKKIGSIMGRGGEIVKQLRSETKAKIRIGETVSGCDERVVTIHSTSDETNDFDGSDERLCPSMDALFKVHDRVVVEDQSDDDDDSMDTVQVTVRLLVPADQIGCCIGKGGQIIQNIRTDTGAQVRIMKDNHMPACALASDEMVQITGEASNVRKALFLVAARLHDNPSRSQHLLSSSTPNAVPSSGSFMGAAPGGPLMGLTPLVGGLGAYGGYKGEGGEWPPRSYYPAPRNESSPKEFSLRLICPTSNLGSLIGKGGSAINQIRQETGATIKVDSSKTEGDDCLVTISANELFEDTFSPTIEAAIRLQPKCSERVERDSGLVSYTTRLLVPNSRVGCLIGKGGAIITEIRRISKSNVRILSKDDVPKIADRDDEMMQISAELDLAKVALLQVTSRLRGDLFEREGVMSTFVPVVPYLQMPPDVNDVSKYDHRDSKSHGRARSYDSDLPLNDGYGSYGGLHGRSGGDAYGAYGSYSSARSGSSGGSRYNPSSRRRDYNY from the exons ATGGCTGGGCAAAGAAATAGTCATGGAAAACGTCCTCATTTGCAGACCGAATACAGCGATCGTGGAAGAAACAAGAGGCGTAATAACAGCGAATCTGATAGAGGACAGAACTCGATTGGTTCGGATGATACGGTGTACCGATACCTATGCCCTAGTAAGAAAATTGGAAGTATAATGGGAAGGGGTGGGGAGATTGTTAAGCAGTTGAGATCTGAAACTAAGGCTAAGATTAGGATCGGTGAGACGGTTTCCGGATGTGACGAACGTGTTGTTACTATTCATAGCACGAGTGATGAAACAAATGATTTTGATGGTTCTGATGAACGTTTGTGTCCGTCAATGGATGCTCTGTTTAAAGTGCACGATAGAGTTGTTGTTGAGGATcaatctgatgatgatgatgattcaatgGATACGGTGCAGGTTACGGTTCGTTTGCTTGTGCCAGCGGATCAGATTGGGTGTTGTATTGGGAAAGGTGGTCAGATAATTCAAAATATTCGGACTGATACTGGTGCTCAGGTTCGAATAATGAAGGATAATCATATGCCTGCTTGTGCTCTAGCCAGTGACGAGATGGTGCAG ATTACGGGTGAAGCCTCAAATGTGAGAAAAGCGCTGTTCCTAGTTGCAGCTCGCCTTCACGATAACCCGTCACGGTCACAACATTTGCTTTCTTCTTCAACACCTAATGCTGTTCCTTCTAGTGGTTCATTTATGGGTGCAGCTCCCGGCGGACCACTTATGGGATTAACTCCACTGGTTGGTGGACTAGGTGCTTACGGTGGGTACAAGGGTGAAGGTGGCGAATGGCCACCACGTAGTTACTATCCTGCTCCAAGAAATGAATCGTCTCCAAAGGAGTTTTCTCTTCGTTTGATCTGTCCTACATCGAATCTAGGTAGTTTAATTGGAAAGGGTGGTTCGGCTATTAATCAAATTAGGCAGGAAACTGGAGCAACTATCAAAGTTGATAGCTCAAAAACGGAGGGAGATGATTGTTTAGTAACTATTTCAGCAAATGAG CTATTTGAAGACACATTTTCTCCAACTATTGAGGCTGCAATACGCTTGCAACCCAAGTGCAGTGAGAGAGTTGAAAGAGATTCAGGTCTCGTTTCATATACTACTCGGTTGCTCGTTCCGAATTCTCGGGTCGGGTGCCTTATTGGAAAAGGTGGAGCGATAATTACAGAGATTAGGAGAATTAGCAAATCTAATGTTCGTATACTTTCAAAGGACGACGTTCCCAAAATTGCTGATCGTGATGATGAAATGATGCAG ATTTCTGCAGAACTTGATCTTGCAAAGGTTGCACTTTTGCAAGTAACATCACGATTGAGGGGGGATCTTTTTGAAAGAGAAGGTGTTATGTCTACATTTGTTCCAGTTGTTCCGTATCTTCAAATGCCACCTGACGTGAACGATGTTTCAAAGTATGATCATAGAGATTCTAAAAGTCATGGACGAGCACGTTCTTATGATAGTGATTTGCCACTTAATGATGGATATGGAAGCTATGGCGGTTTGCAT GGACGCAGTGGTGGTGACGCTTATGGAGCCTACGGTAGCTATTCTTCAGCGCGTAGTGGTAGTTCTGG GGGATCGAGGTATAACCCTTCTTCTAGGAGGAGGGATTATAATTATTGA